CTCCGGCAAAATAGCCTGCATAGCCCAACCAAGAACCATTCGTAGGGATGCTACCTCTGATCCCGATCGCATCGCTGCTGTTGGAGGTTCCCCAGACTGCCCATCCGCTGCCGGTGGCCGGGAGGTGAACCGCATAACTTGCCAAACCAGCTTCGTTTTCCGTCACTGCGCCAAGCCCATTCACGGTTCCAGCAGCGTAGCCAACCAAAGCACCGCCTTGTTCATTCCCATTTTGGAAATAGGCGATGTACTCTCCTGAACGTGCAGCAGTTACGTGCATATGGAACATCGGCGAGGTCGTGCCAATACCCAGATAGCCGTTGTTTTGAATGGTCAGACGCGTATTACTTGTAATCGAGGAGGTTCCAAGTTTAAACTTGTCAGCATCGCTGTCATCGATTCCCATCGATACCACGGGCATTCCATTGATGCCGAATTGCAAGATCGGATCGCCATTGGAGCCGGCATTGTCAATCAATAACCCGTCAGAAGTCGCTTCCGAAACGATATGTAGTTTCGTGAGCGGCTGCGAGGTCCCGATACCCACATTTTGGGATTTTGCACCCAGAAAAGGGAGCATCAGAGCAATTGCACCAATGATTGAACCAATTCGCTTCATTCAGCTTACCGACTGCAATAAATGCTTCAAAACAAACGACTGTTAGGAACCGTCCAATGCCAGTTCATCACAAATCGGGAATAATTTCGGAACAATTTTTTAGCAATGCAAATAAAACGCATCCAAAACGGTCGTTCGGGATGCATTAAATTGTACACAGTGAAGTGTTGGGAATCAGTTCAATGAAATTCTCAGGGCCGAGGGCTTCCCTGATGCTCGACGAGCCAGTCTTCAGCAGCCGCCACAATGAGGTTCACTTCCGACTCTGTGATGCAGTTGCTGATGAACAAAGCCTCAAACTGGCTAGGAGCAAGGTAGATTCCTCGGTGGAGCATTCCCTTGAAAAACTTGGCAAAAAGGGCTGTATCAGCGGTTTTTGCTTCGTCATAGGAACGCACCGGCCCAGAATGGAAGAAGAAAGTGATCATCGAGCCGATGCGGTTGATGGTCATCGGTATTCCAGCCTTCTCAAAGAGTGCTTTCATTTTCTGATCCAGCAGCGCTGTCACACTGTCCAACCGTTTGTACAGTTCGGCATCAGCCTTGAGCAATTCGAGCATGGCCTTTCCAGCCGCCATCGCAACCGGGTTTCCGCTTAATGTTCCCGCTTGATAGATCGGACCTTGTGGTGAAATGTAATCCATGATTTCAGCACGCCCTCCGTAAGCGCCGACAGGCAAGCCGCCACCAATGATTTTGCCCAACGTAGTGATGTCAGGCTTGACGCCGAGCAATTCCTGAGCGCCCCCCAATGAAAGCCGGAACCCGGTCATCACCTCGTCAAAAATCAACAAGATACCGTTCTGATCACATATTGAGCGCAGACCTTCCAAGAAGCCGGGCTCGGGCAAAACCGTTCCCATATTGCCTACGACAGGCTCCACAATGATCGCCGCAATTTGTGCGGGATTTGCTGCTACGAGTTGCCGCACATCCTCAAGATTGTTGTATCCCGCAGTCAGCGTGTCCGCTGCAACGCCTTTGGTAACTCCCTGACTGTCAGGGACACCATGTGTCATCAACCCGCTGCCTGCAGCGATCAGAAAGCTGTCTCCGTGGCCATGGTAACATCCGGAAAATTTGATGATTTTCTCGCGTTTG
Above is a window of Bacteroidota bacterium DNA encoding:
- the hemL gene encoding glutamate-1-semialdehyde 2,1-aminomutase, producing the protein MADLIRSTEIKKSQALFKEAVKVIPGGVNSPARAFRSVGGDPIFIQRAQGQWMWDEDGNRYLDLINSWGPLILGHAHPVILAAAEEALRHSSSFGAPTRMEVEMAKLVCSLIPSIEKVRMVNSGTEATMSAIRLARGYTKREKIIKFSGCYHGHGDSFLIAAGSGLMTHGVPDSQGVTKGVAADTLTAGYNNLEDVRQLVAANPAQIAAIIVEPVVGNMGTVLPEPGFLEGLRSICDQNGILLIFDEVMTGFRLSLGGAQELLGVKPDITTLGKIIGGGLPVGAYGGRAEIMDYISPQGPIYQAGTLSGNPVAMAAGKAMLELLKADAELYKRLDSVTALLDQKMKALFEKAGIPMTINRIGSMITFFFHSGPVRSYDEAKTADTALFAKFFKGMLHRGIYLAPSQFEALFISNCITESEVNLIVAAAEDWLVEHQGSPRP
- a CDS encoding tail fiber domain-containing protein, with amino-acid sequence MLPFLGAKSQNVGIGTSQPLTKLHIVSEATSDGLLIDNAGSNGDPILQFGINGMPVVSMGIDDSDADKFKLGTSSITSNTRLTIQNNGYLGIGTTSPMFHMHVTAARSGEYIAYFQNGNEQGGALVGYAAGTVNGLGAVTENEAGLASYAVHLPATGSGWAVWGTSNSSDAIGIRGSIPTNGSWLGYAGYFAGGIGYVNGLYNLSDTRAKKNVTTLTGALDKVLQLRGVSYQYDTESFGKFTGNDSRTYTGFVAQEVERIVPEAVAEKYIVSDAAETKGTIADMNAVDRQTVKVVDYVSLVPVLVEAIKEQQAEIQRLQQKIEELEAQK